In uncultured Bacteroides sp., one genomic interval encodes:
- a CDS encoding nucleoside-diphosphate sugar epimerase/dehydratase translates to MIPKITNWYFSKKALPYWGVLALDCLIVMFSGYVATYLEVGGLEFAQSFWPMTNGILISMVLYVVAFRLFRTYAGIIRYSSFIDLQHVAFATFVGSILTYIASFVLVSVNEINMPDLLGISRIFFVSTLLMWLERVAVKRMFDGFRAKDATPVAIYGTKNGGISIAYSIINAKEKEFRLVAFISDGVEMKNTYLLGKKVILNGKGIAEELKQMGVKVLLVSPLKSEMFRKNAAMIDEFLAAGIKIMMPSAAAEEWDGKSPLTTQNLKDVDIEDLLPRDKIEVNMDAIGALLTGKKIFITGAAGSIGSEMVRQVAVYKPAKMILIDQAETPMHTVRLMMAREFGYIKCETIVSSIANKKHMENIFAAHLPDYVFHAAAYKHVPMMENNPGIAVQNNIYGTRIIADLAVKYGTRKFVMISTDKAVNPTNVMGCSKRICEIYCQSLNRAIVEGKVKGATQFVTTRFGNVLGSNGSVIPLFREQIKRGGPLTVTHPDIIRFFMLIPEACKLVLEAGTMGKGGEIFVFDMGDPVKIVDLAKRMISLCGAKDIGIKFTGLRDGEKLFEEMLNDEEQTKPTHHPKIMVASVREYDYETACHNETRLLEASRSFDDMAIVKIMKEIVPEYKSKCSRYEVLDKTLNAQLMTDILLKINSAH, encoded by the coding sequence ATGATTCCAAAAATCACCAATTGGTATTTCTCTAAGAAAGCACTTCCTTATTGGGGGGTACTTGCTTTGGATTGTCTTATTGTAATGTTCTCTGGATACGTTGCAACGTATCTGGAAGTTGGAGGTTTAGAATTTGCTCAGTCATTCTGGCCAATGACAAACGGCATACTCATCAGCATGGTGCTTTATGTTGTGGCGTTTCGATTATTTCGTACCTACGCCGGTATTATCCGTTATTCATCTTTTATAGACTTGCAGCATGTAGCGTTCGCCACATTTGTAGGATCAATACTTACCTACATAGCCTCTTTTGTACTGGTATCTGTCAATGAAATCAATATGCCGGATCTTTTGGGCATTAGTAGAATATTCTTCGTCTCTACTCTCCTTATGTGGTTGGAGCGTGTTGCTGTGAAACGTATGTTCGATGGCTTCCGTGCAAAGGATGCAACGCCTGTTGCCATCTACGGAACCAAGAATGGTGGTATCAGCATTGCTTATAGCATCATAAACGCGAAGGAAAAGGAATTCCGTTTGGTGGCTTTTATCTCAGATGGTGTGGAAATGAAGAATACTTACTTGCTGGGGAAGAAAGTAATCTTAAATGGCAAGGGTATCGCTGAAGAGTTGAAACAGATGGGTGTAAAAGTGCTCCTCGTTTCTCCGCTAAAAAGTGAGATGTTCCGCAAGAATGCAGCCATGATTGACGAATTTCTTGCTGCAGGTATTAAGATCATGATGCCGTCTGCAGCAGCAGAGGAATGGGATGGTAAGAGTCCTCTGACTACCCAAAACCTTAAGGACGTAGACATTGAAGATCTCCTTCCTCGGGATAAAATTGAGGTGAATATGGATGCAATTGGAGCATTGCTCACCGGTAAGAAGATTTTTATTACGGGTGCTGCCGGTTCCATTGGCAGTGAGATGGTTCGTCAGGTGGCGGTATACAAGCCTGCGAAGATGATTCTCATTGATCAGGCAGAGACTCCTATGCACACGGTACGTCTCATGATGGCTCGTGAGTTTGGTTACATAAAGTGTGAAACCATTGTTTCCAGCATTGCTAATAAGAAACACATGGAGAACATCTTTGCTGCGCATCTGCCGGATTACGTGTTTCATGCTGCTGCCTACAAGCATGTGCCCATGATGGAGAACAATCCTGGCATTGCTGTGCAGAACAATATCTATGGTACACGTATAATTGCAGACCTTGCAGTGAAGTACGGCACCAGGAAGTTCGTGATGATCTCCACCGATAAGGCTGTGAACCCAACCAACGTAATGGGTTGCTCAAAGCGAATCTGCGAGATTTACTGTCAGTCACTCAATAGGGCAATTGTTGAGGGTAAGGTGAAGGGGGCTACTCAGTTTGTAACAACTCGTTTCGGTAATGTATTGGGAAGCAATGGCTCGGTAATTCCGCTGTTCCGTGAGCAGATTAAGAGGGGTGGTCCGCTTACCGTTACTCATCCGGACATCATTCGCTTCTTTATGCTGATCCCTGAGGCTTGTAAGCTGGTGCTGGAGGCAGGCACCATGGGTAAGGGTGGCGAAATCTTTGTTTTCGACATGGGTGATCCGGTAAAGATTGTTGACCTTGCTAAACGCATGATTAGTCTTTGCGGAGCCAAGGATATAGGAATCAAGTTCACCGGACTTCGTGATGGTGAGAAACTCTTCGAGGAGATGCTGAACGATGAAGAGCAGACAAAGCCTACACACCATCCTAAGATTATGGTTGCCAGCGTTCGTGAATACGATTACGAGACAGCATGCCACAACGAAACTCGTTTGCTGGAAGCATCCCGCTCATTCGACGATATGGCTATTGTGAAGATAATGAAAGAAATTGTGCCGGAGTACAAGAGCAAGTGCTCTAGGTATGAGGTGCTGGATAAGACGTTGAATGCGCAACTGATGACTGATATCTTATTAAAAATAAACTCAGCCCATTGA